In Mus pahari chromosome 23, PAHARI_EIJ_v1.1, whole genome shotgun sequence, the DNA window ATAAGTTGTAAGATCAAGGATGATTTCGaatgccagacagacagacagacactcagactcacatgtgtacagacacatatatacgtatcacagagagagagaaagaaaaattaaaatttaaaaattaagaaaacaaaaacagtcagtggtggcgcacgcctttaatcccagcactcNNNNNNNNNNNNNNNNNNNNNNNNNNNNNNNNNNNNNNNNNNNNNNNNNNNNNNNNNNNNNNNNNNNNNNNNNNNNNNNNNNNNNNNNNNNNNNNNNNNNNNNNNNNNNNNNNNNNNNNNNNNNNNNNNNNNNNNNNNNNNNNNNNNNNNNNNNNNNNNNNNNNNNNNNNNNNNNNNNNNNNNNNNNNNNNNNNNNNNNNNNNNNNNNNNNNNNNNNNNNNNNNNNNNNNNNNNNNNNNNNNNNNNNNNNNNNNNNNNNNNNNNNaaaaaaaaaaatggcctcagGCAAGctgcaacctcatggtggctcacaaccatccgtaatgagatgtgacacccttttctggtgtgtctgaagacagctacactgtgcttacatataataaataaataaatctttaaaaaaaaaaatggcctcagGCAAGCTGCCTGGCCTCTGTCACACTTGAGATGTGTccgtctttctgtctcttgcacACTTGAAGGCTGTGCCtgccacagggcctttgcacagtTTACTCTCGACTCGTATAGATTTCAGTTAAAGCCACCCATCagcctctctctgttcctctccgCAAAGCAGCCTTAAGGGGTCTGCTTTAGCTTTCCACATGGTACCAACTCTTGTGTGTGCGGCCCAGTGAACCCGGGGTTCTTGTTCTTCTGGCTAAGCACTGGGCTGGGCCTCACCTCCAGGACGTCCATACTCTCCTTCACCTGGATCTTGGCTGACTTGAGATTCTCCCGAAGCAGTTTGTAGTAAGAAGATGGGACGGCCAAGAACTCCATGCCCCGCTCCCTCAAGTGGCGGATCTGTCAAAGAGCAGGGTCAAGGTCAGCTTGTTCAGCCGGGAGGAACAGCAAGGGCAGGAGGTGACGGGGTCCCTGTCCACATTCTGTCAGGATACCTTCTCCCTATTTGTCTCTACTCCACAGACTACTAGTGATGCCTTTCTGTGCactgctggggaaactgaggcaggcatcGATCTATGTCCCAGAACATCAGCCGGCGTGACATTAAGCCATGTGTGCCTCTTCTCTGCCTAGCCCGTGATGATGTCACACATCAGTGTCAACATTTAATGTCCCATCCAGAGCCTTTACCACCTGCTCTCGTTCCtacttcttcctgtctccctcccttatTCTGTCTGAGCCAcacccttcctgtctctgtaacCTTCCTGGCTTTCTGATCTTTGTCTTGGCGGTCACCCCTTCTGCCTGGGTTACTCTTCCTATTTCTGTATAGATCTCTCCTCAAATGCCTTCTCTTTCATGTGGCACTCTGTCCCCGTTGGActtaggtcaacttgacacaggcttggAGTCAttagagaagagggaacctcaaccgAGGGAATACCTCCCTTAGATGGGACCGGAAGCAAGCCTATatagggtgttttcttaattactgattgatgggagaggaccCCGCCCATGGTGAGTGATGCCGTGCTGGGCTGCAGGTCCCGAGGTGTagaaaaaagcaggctgagcaaaccagggagaacaagtcagtgagcagcacccctccacggcctctgcatccactcctgtctccaggtttcctgccctgttggagttcctgtcctgacttcctttgatgatgaacagtgattgGACGCCtaaaccgaataaaccctttgctgCCCAAGTCGCTCTGCTCCCAgcgtttcttcacagcaatagaaaccctgactaagatgacGCCCTCCTGATCAGCCTTCTCCTCCAGCCTCTCTCACTTCCCAGCTTTCTCCCACAGCTTTTACCCCAACTTGTCGTCTCTCTTTCAGACCAGGACTGAATTAGCCTTCCAGAAGGCAGCATCCATACGGAAATCATGTTTAAACTGGCTAAAAGGACATACGTAGTAGTCTTGTAGTCTAATCTTATTTTTAGAGAAAGGCTCACTGAAGCCCAGAGAAGGAGCCGAGTCCCCTGGGGCACACAGCAAAATACCAGTGGAGCCTGGACCAGACCTCAGGCTTGCTTGCACTTGGGACTGGGTTGTTCTGCAAAATGAACTTCCCCAGCATGGTGGGGATAACTGTGTGAGTTTGTGGGAGCGAGAAGGGATGCCCCATCATCCTTCCGGGGGGACTGCCACCACCCGCTACTCTCATTGGCAGAGACTGTCCCTATGGTTGATAAACCAGAGGGCACGTGGGCCAGACACAGGGTTCTTACCGTTGTGATGATGTCTTCTGTCTTGAGAGCGATGTGCTGGACCCCAGCACCCCCATTATAGTCCACATAttcctgggtgggagagaggaaacaTAGAAGGAGACCGCTATCGTTTATCCATTTGACTGTTTATCATTGATCCCTCAGAGCCCGCAAGCCTCCTTCCCCGACGTTGTCTCCTACCCCACCTGGATCTGAGACTTCTTCTTGCCCGGGGCTGGCTCGTTGATGGGCATTTTGATGGACTCCTCGTAGTTGGCCACCACGATGGAGCGCAGAGAGCTGTACTCCGTGTGCACCTGTGTGTCATCCACGGACCAGAACCGGTGGAACTGCAGGTTTTTCAGGTACCTGCAGAGTGGCCGGGAGACACACCCCCTGAGTCCCTGTGGAGACCCTCCCACCCTCTTCCCATCTCCACCATTGAGCATACACCCGTTATGCAGGATCCTCAGAAAAGTGACATCATGCACATCGTAGATTTGTACGTTTGACAATTTTCTTTTAGGCAGAAGGAAATTGTTTTGTAAGAAAATATAGGTTGGAAACCGATGCTTTGTGTGACAGTTGGGTGTTTGCTTCTGATTTAGATGTTGAGGGCGATGTCGTCATTGTGATTCTATGGCTCAAATGTGATCCCCGAACTCGTTTAAACGCCACTGTGATACTTTGAAAAGCTAGgattcccctctcccccaaaaaGGCTGGGGTTTCGCTCAGTGATAGACCACTTCTGTAGCGGGTTCAGCTGTGCCAAGTTCATGTCCCAGGTTAAGGAGGTTAATGTGGTGCAAGGAGTGGGCTTTGCTGCGTGCAAGTGGGTTAGTTCTCAATCGTTAGGCAATTCTCAAGAGTCTTCTCGGGGATTAGGTCGGCTCTCAGCGGGTGGGTGTGCTAAAAAACCTCATTAGGGTGACAGGTGTGGCCctgcacacttttagtcccagtacttgggaggcagaggcaggcagatttctgtgagttcaaagtcagcctggtctacagagtgagttccaggacagcaaggaaaccttgtctcaaaggatggatggatggatagatagatagatagatagatagacagatatgatagatagatagatagatagatagatagatagatagatagatagatagatagatagacagacagacaagtgttTTTAACTGTCTGTTTATTTTCAGTGGCCTTGTGCAATAATAAACTGACTCGGGTAGGTTGCAGGACTCCTTGACGAGGGTAGGTGAGCATTTCACAGTGCATAAGCGAATCTGTAACCTCGGGTTAGCCTTTCACCCCTCATGCCTATTTTCCTCTTCAGTTTAAGAGAtgggggagatggggagatggggttgggggtggctgGTGAGGGCGTTAGGTGGATAgaggtacttgccaccaaacctgatgacctgggtCTATCCCCAGGACCCCTGTGATAGACACAGAgaaccaactctttttttttttttttttttttttttttttttttttttttggtttttcgagacagggtttctctgtatagccctggatgtcctggaactcactttgNNNNNNNNNNNNNNNNNNNNNNNNNNNNNNNNNNNNNNNNNNNNNNNNNNNNNNNNNNNNNNNNNNNNNNNNNNNNNNNNctggaactcactttgtagaccaggctggcctcgaactcagaaatccgcctgcctctgcctcccgagtgctgggattaaaggcctgcgccaccacgcccagctgagaaCCAGCTCTTGCCAATGGTTCTCTGGCCTCCCCACATGTGCTGTGGGATGGGATGTGCACGACCTCAATGTAAGCACAcggccaaaccaaaccaaaccaaaccaaaaacgaCCAAGTAGATCTGACAAGAGGGCCTGTCTCCTGCAACAGAGAGCGGGAGGCCGGGGACTCACCATTCTGAGGCAGACTGCATTTCCTGGTCAGGTTGGTTGCCTACGATGTGGTCAATGATCTCAAGGTTACATCTGGGTCTAGAAGAGGGAAGGAGTTGGAAGGTGAGAAGGCTAGCCCCCCCTAAATCTCTCCGTTCCCACGAACCGTACACCAACACTAGTAGCTCTGACGAAGTAGTAGGCCCTGATGTGCATCAACCGTAGTTAACTGAACAGCTGTTATAAACAGTCTCTTTTGtcttgttctttggtttttcaacacagggtctcactgtgtagaccaggatggcctccaactcacagagattggggtgcctctgctttccaaagtgctgggattaaagacatgtgccaccacgcctggctaccaTCCCCATCTTATGATGAGACACAGACACGAAGGGAAGCCGCCTGAACATGGTTGAACCGTTAGGAAATGATGGAGCTGCCTGTGGACCCAGGCAGTCTGGCTGGAGACCCCGGCCTTCatcctctgtgcctctgcctggTGCCTGTCTCACCTCCCGATGTCTCTCACCAGATGCTTACAGATGTTCCAGCCCACCAGAGAAACCCATGCCACGGAGTGGGGAAAGAGGCCATAGCTTTCTGCCACTCCCACTCCAAGGGACACTCACAGTTTTGGAAGCAGGGTGTCCTTGTATGTTGGGGCCTCGAATCCAGGTAAGAAACGGCCGGTGTAGTTGATCTTCTCCACCAGGGTGTGTGTGGTATCTCCATACTGGGGGTGGGAAGCAGTTGGGGTCAGGGAGAAGCCCTCACCCCACCAACCCTAGCAGAGCCCCCACTCTTCTCTAAGCACCGGCACAGCCGGGAGTTCCACCCTGAAGCCGACCCTGACTCAGTAGATGATCCTTCCTGGAATGTTCGACTCTCTGCCGTCTTGCTCGGGAGTCTGCCTGTAGGATCGGAGCCTGTGATGCAGGGATGCTGTTTCGGTCCTCATGGCTTTATTTATGTTCGAGATTGAGTCTATGTCGTTCAAGCTGGGCTAAAACTCacggagatcctcctgcctcagcttcccaagtgctgagactgcagCCATGGttgaccatgcctggcttttgcttTTCACCAGTATCCCTAGCAACTAGCTCAGTACCTAGTACCTAGTACCTAGTACCTAATACCTAGTACATAGTACCTAGTACATAGTAGGTGTCCAGTAAAACTAACTAAGTGAAAGCACTGGATTAAGTTATACCGGAGGGTTTTCTTTTCCTACTGAGCACAGGGCCATcttgtctcccctccctctcttcactGTCTGGATTTGGAAATGGAGTCTCACAGAGCCTCACAGAGCTCCCCAGGTGGGACTTGAGCCTAGGCGCCTTGCATttaatgatcctcctgcctcagcctccctggtgctgagatgacaggtccCCCCACTGGACCAATCTTAGCAATCTTTACATACGAATATAACCTGGAGGAAGCGGGACTTGTGTCTGTCTCACAGACTTGCTGCCCTTGTGTGGACCTTATCGTCTTCCTGGGTGCTTTCCAGACATAGGAGGGGGGTAGCTGAAGAGGCAGTGACAGAGGTAGGCTCAGCACATGCCCAGGTCACATGGGATGTCCCGTTCCAGTCTTTGCTGGAGACCCCAAGTTAGTGTGGGGTATGACTTCCTCAGACACcaccccttttcatttttttaaagccccCACTTCCACTGAGCTTACACCCCCAAACTGTTATTTCCACTGGGGAAGATACCCAGTATCTCCCAGAAGCCTCTGCGCTGGCTAAGCATTCTCAAAGGCCAGGCTCAGGGAAGGCTGGACTCTGAGGCACAGGAATAGGGTGGTACCATGGGTCGggtctctgggggagggggatcctGGTATCTCCTGGAGGGTCGTCAGTATTCACTCACCGTCTGCAGCACGGCAAACTTCACCTTCCCAAACTTGTCCTGCTCCACCCATGGCTCCCGCACAATTTTGGCGCCCCGTTCTCGGGCTTTCTGCGTGGGGGGACCAAGTGGGGAGAATGGTGAAGGCTGGAGCCTCCTtgtgacattttgtgtgtgtgtgtgtgtgtgtgtgtgtgtgcttgtggctTCTGGGTAGTCCTGATGTAAACCCAGCACCTCTAGCTACCTTCCGCCGAATCCTTTGTCAACCTGGCCGCGTGGCCACTTGGCAGGTTGAGAAGCAGGTCAGAGCTGCGCTTATAGGAGACGTAGCAAGGAAGCGGGTGTATCCCACCTCTGCCAACTGACTCTGAATTAGCTCTctctccaggcctcagtttcccttcctagAAAAGGCGTGGCCACACGGCAAAATCTGAACTGCCATTAACTGAGCACCTAGTGTGTCAGGCCCTGCACTGAGTGCTCTATACATGGGGTTTGCATGTTTTCTTAGTTGGAGCTCACTCGCTGCATGAAGCGCTCATACCACTGGCTAGACACTGTTCTCGGGGTTAATCTCTCCAGTCCGGCAGTATTGTCATCTCTATTCCATGGGAGAGGAAATAAGCACAGAGAAGTTAAGTCAACTACTCAAACTCACACGGCGGCTCtaagcttccttttcttttgttgagtGCATTGTTACGGATGCATAATAGGTACGTGCTCAGCCCAACTCATAAACTCTTTCGAGTGCAGtctcctgtagcctaggctagcctcggAACTTTATATAGTCAGGGACGACTTTGACTTCCTGATCTTCCCACGGAGACtccaggtgtgcatcaccatggctgggttttttgtttgtttgtttgtttttttaggacCCCAAGCTCCAAACATGATCATTTcaatccattttctttcaaagctTTCAGTGAGGCAGCGGCTATCCCCATTTTGCAGATGTGGGCAAGAGGCTCACAGGGTAGACACACAGAAGGGGGCGGGGCCATATGTCAGAAGAACTCAGCCATAGGCCCGCTGCAACCAGCCCTGCCTGGTGGGAGGTCCTAGCAGCAGAGGCTCACTGCGTCAGTCCGTCAGTCCGAGTATCTCTCACCTGCACAATGTGGTCGCAGTCTTCCACCTCAAATGCGATGTCCTTCACCCCGTCGCCATGCTTCACCAAGTGGTCGCCCATCTCTGTGGTCGTCAGGAGAATGCGAGCAGTGTGGAATTTCTAGTCTCTATCCggggctccagccccagcccttccCGGGCTCCAGCCTCACCCTTGCCCCAACCCACGCCCTGATCCATATGTCAGAGCCATGCTGCCTCCCGATGTCCCTTACCTTTGTTCCAGGGAttgagagcagagcagagaacaaACACAATCTAAAAAGTAGACAAGGGGATGAGATGAGTTCCTAGGAGAGGGTGGGAAAGGGCCTGCCCTCCATCTTCCCGGCATGTTCTATGGCACCCCTGGTGAGACACAAGGCTCCACCCGGCAGGATCCCTGGACCACGTGTTCCAGCCTCTTTTAACCTGCAGCTGCCCCCTGGTCCTCAAACTTGATGCTTTCCTCTGTATCCACGCACTGGGTTCTCAGTGTCTGGTGCCTAGCTGACTCCAACAACCCCACGGACCACTGAAACGCCCTTTCCCGACATCCTAGGTTCCTAGGTTTCTATGGGTCCAATGCTGGGTGAATTTGAGAAGGATACGAAACCAGAAAGATTCCTGTGGCCCAGGAGGGACATGGGTCAGTTGCAGCTTAGTCATACATCTCGAAACCAGCTAGGTGTGTGTCCTGACACAATCGCACATCCCATCCGAGACACACTGGTGCCCTCATTGCCAAGCCGCCTGGGTGTGTACTCACTTTCCCTTGCTTGATGACGTGGCTGACCACCTCCCGGGAGCCCGTCTCTAGGCCCCTGTAGGCCAGAGGTTCGAAGCCCATCTTGTTGCAGTAGAAGGAGGCAGCCTGGATGATTAAACGGCAGGGGGAGGCTCAGGGGGTTGTGGGCACCAGTCTGGAGAGCCCTAGAAGGGAGCCCCAGTCTCCTGTCTGTCCCCATGTCTGTCATTTGGAGACCCTCTCAGGAAGAAAGGCAGCCGTCCCCCTCCCTCTGCAAGGTCCTTGTTGGGGTCCGTGGCCCTGATTGCGAAACGAGGTTCCAAAGTGCCAGACCTAGCCTGGCCTGGATCCTCCCCTCGCACTAGCCAATCCCAGTTCCAGCAGGGTCCAGCCCCCTTAAGGAGGCCCTTTGGCTTGTCCTCTGTCATCATccgccccacccccccaaccccgtGTCCAGCCTCTCTACCTGCTTAGCATTGCCAACCCAGAAGGTCACCGAGTGGAAATGGAGGAACCGGCCTCTCTCAGGCTGCAGGAGGGAAGGATGAGGATGAATCCCAGGAAGTAGGTTACCTTGGCCACCTCACCCCAGCTTCAAGCCCAGAACCTCTGAGAATGTGACTCACCCCGCTCCCATCTTTAGCTAACCTCCTAAGATGTTTCTTGTTATAGGATTTGAGCCCCTTGAAGGATCAGAATTGGGAAATTCCCTCATAGAAGACCTTCCCAGGGGTCACGGAAGGAAATAAGCTTACGTGAGAATAGTATGGGTGTATGGTAGACCATAGAAAGAGTTTGaccagtttgggttttttgttgttattgttttgtttttggtttttttagtttttcgagacagggtttctctgtatagccctgactgtcctggaactcactctgtagaccaggctggcctcgaactcagaaatcctcctgcctctgtttcccaagtgttaggaccaaaggcgtgcaccaccactgcccgggctTGACCAGGTTTAAGAAGAGATTGGCAGTCATTTAGGAAGGGGCTCCTTCAGGAAGCTAAGATTGAGTCCCgctccatcaatgggaggggacgGCGGTGAAGAATTTGAGTTTGCAGGCATAAGTGTCTCCCTGACATTTTCCCTGGGTTGACACCTTGTCCTCCCCCGAGACCAGCTTACCTTTGGTCCTTTGTTGGTGTAGCTTGTCTAGCAGACAAAGGGAAAGCAGAAGAAGAGGTTATGACAAAGGGAGTCACCGTGGGTCGTCGGCCCTCACAGGGAGACCGCTAAGACCCAGACAGACTTACCATGGTTGATGGTGGTCAGACCTCTCTCTACCAGGAAGATTGGGACAAGCAAGAGACCCGGGGTGGCGCTGGACAGAGTATTTACCACCTGGCAAGGCAGGGCCCCGCCCCCGGCCTGGCCTTCCTGGGGGTAGGGAGCTGAGAAAACAGGGAGTGAGCCCTGAGCCATTCTAGGCTTGGGAACCTCTGAGTCAGCTCTGGACAGGTTAACAGGGCCAGACCCAGAGGGAGAGTGACGTGCCTCAgtcaggagaggagagcagagctaGGGCAAGAAGCCAAGGGCGCATGCGCTCTTCGAccccggggtggggtggggtgggggtgtggagaCTGTGATCTTCGCCATGTCGGTTCGAAACTCCGAAAGCAAGGTCAGCTGGCGAGGCCAGGGGGATACCTGCTTCAGGGGGAATCTGCTGGGTTGTTGTGGGGGTTGGTTGAAACCCAGCTTGCAAAGCGAACGTGAAGATTGTATTTAGGGTGGAGGGTTGCTGCGTTCCGTGGTTGTTAGAGACAAGGGTATAGGGGTTTGCATTCTGGCCCTTCTGTGGAGCGTCTCCAAGCCTAGGAGCcacagtttcctcatctgtaaaatgggagcaacggccagccaggtgtggtgagaCACGTCTGTAATCCTAGTTCTACAAAAGAATTCCTACAgttcaacctggtctacatagtgagaccctggcttaGCCAAGCCAGGGATGTACAATAATATCTTTGTCTTAGAAAAGGCGGGcagaacgcctttaatcccagcattcgggaggcagaggcaggcgaggccagcctggtctacagagtgagttccaggacagccagggctacacagagaaaccctgtctcgaaaaaccaaaaaaaaaaaaaaagaaaaaaaaagaaagaaaaggggggtagaaaggctgaagagatggctcagcggttaggagcactgactgctcttcctaaggtcctgagttcaaatcccagcaaccacttggtggctcacaaccatctgtaatgagatctaacaccctcttctagtgtgtctgaggacagctacatatacttacatattattaataaataaatctttaaaaaacaaaaaaagctgggcggtggtggcgcatgcctttgatcccagcacttgggaggcagaggcagacagatttccagcctggtctacagagtgagttccaggacagccagggctacacagagaaaccctgtctgggaaaaaaaaaaagaaagaaagaaagaaagaaagaaagaaagaaagaaagaaagaaagaaagaaagaaagaaagaaagaaaaaggaaggaaggaaggaaggaaagaaaagaaagaaagaaagaaagaaagaaagaaagaaagaaagaaagaaagaaagaaagaaagaaagagaaagagaaggggaggggtcaGCATGGTGTGGGGGGGACCAATTGGAGGGGTGTCCACGAGATGACGTGTGCTCTTTGGAACTGGAACGGGAGCTGGATCATGGTGTAGCTCTATTTGTGCTGGTTGTAAGTAGTTACTATATTTTGACAGCTGAGATGCCTGATAAAGGAGGGGAGCTCTTCTCCAAGCTATAACCTAAATATTTATTACAGGGGGGTGACAGCTTTATGGCTGCCCCAGGCCCTTAGCTCAGCAGACAGGTTGCAGTGAACTGATAGCTTTGTCAGGAACAAAGGCCTGCGACCCTTCATTCAAATCTTTGGCTCTTCCTTTCTAGGGAAGGTGAATTGGTAACAACTGGTGCTTACTCAAAGGCTCTAAGATCACATCCCCAAAGCCTGCCCTCACTCTGGCTCCACCCCAGAGCCcccaacctctttttttttttttttgctggttgACAATGGAAAGTCTGCCTGAGGGCTCAGGACCAAGAACTTTCCCAGACCATGCAGTTGGCAAATAGGCAGAATGAGCTTCTAAGCTCAGGGCCCACGCTTCAAAATTTTGTTGTAATGCtatggcatggtggtacatgtctttagtctcagcacttgggaggcagagggaggcagaactCTGGGCGTTTGAGCATTGGTCTACTTAGCGACCACCCTGCCCACCCATAAAGGGAGGTATTCTGTTATCCCTGGCAGTAAAATGGGGACACTGGACCAAGAAGATAACTGTTGGCAAGCTGCTTGCCCGgcaaagcatgaagacctgaggtGAGACCACGAGCCCACAAGTATGTGATAGTGtgcacttttaatcccaccaATGGgaagatgggaacaggaggatGCCTGAGTTACAGGCCAATCAGAGACTCCAGTCTTAAAAGGcagggtggaggctggagagatggctcagaggttaagaacactggctgctcttccagaggtcctgagttcaaatcccagcaaccccatggtggctcacaaccatccataatggaatctgatgccgccttctggtgtgtctgaagacagtgacagtgtactcatatgcgtaaaataaatctttttttttttttaaagcagggtggACTGTGCCTGAAGAACACCTGTGGGTGTCTTCTGACCCACATGCACACGCTAAAcctaacaccacacacacacacacacacacacacacacacacacacacagaaatgtagACATGGAGCCAA includes these proteins:
- the Hpd gene encoding 4-hydroxyphenylpyruvate dioxygenase; protein product: MTSYTNKGPKPERGRFLHFHSVTFWVGNAKQAASFYCNKMGFEPLAYRGLETGSREVVSHVIKQGKIVFVLCSALNPWNKEMGDHLVKHGDGVKDIAFEVEDCDHIVQKARERGAKIVREPWVEQDKFGKVKFAVLQTYGDTTHTLVEKINYTGRFLPGFEAPTYKDTLLPKLPRCNLEIIDHIVGNQPDQEMQSASEWYLKNLQFHRFWSVDDTQVHTEYSSLRSIVVANYEESIKMPINEPAPGKKKSQIQEYVDYNGGAGVQHIALKTEDIITTIRHLRERGMEFLAVPSSYYKLLRENLKSAKIQVKESMDVLEELKILVDYDEKGYLLQIFTKPMQDRPTLFLEVIQRHNHQGFGAGNFNSLFKAFEEEQALRGNLTDMETNGVRSGM